The Solibacillus sp. FSL R7-0668 genome includes the window GCAGAAGCAGAAATCGAATATAAAGATGTAGAATCGTATTCAATCTATGTTGCTTTCGGCATTAAAGATGCAAAAGGGGTTGTACCTCAAGATGCCAAATTCATCATCTGGACAACGACGCCTTGGACAATTCCAGCAAACTTAGGAATCTCAGTGAACCCTGAATTTACGTATGTTGTAGCTGAAGTGGCGGGAGCAAAATACATCGTAGCAAAAGAGTTACTAGAAAAATTAACAGTAACATTTGGCTGGGAAGATGTACAAATCGTTCAAGAAGTAAAAGGGCAAGAGCTTGACTTAATCGTGGCAGAGCACCCAATTTACAAGCGTGATTCATTAGTGATGGTTGGGGAGCACGTAACTGCTGATGCGGGTACTGGCTGTGTTCACACGGCACCAGGTCATGGTGAAGATGACTATAATATTGGTAAACAATACGGTTTAGATATTTTATCACCAGTAGATAATGGTGGTTGCTATACAGCTGAAGCACCAGGATTTGAAGGCTTATTCTATGAAAAAGCAAATCCAATCGTAATTGAAAAGTTAAAAGAAGAAGGCGCATTATTAAATGTTTCAAAATTCACGCATTCATATCCACATGACTGGCGTACGAAAAAACCAGTTATTTACCGTGCAACACCACAATGGTTTGCATCAGTGGAAATGTTCCGTGGTGAATTATTAGATGCTGTAACAGCAACAGAATTCACACCGGCATGGGGTGAAACGCGCCTGTACAATATGATTCGTGACCGTGGCGACTGGGTCATCTCTCGTCAACGTGCATGGGGTGTACCGATTCCAATTTTCTATGCAGAAAACGAAGAACCAATCATTACACCAGAAACAATCGCACATATTTCGAAATTATTCCGTGAGCATGGTTCAAATATCTGGTTCCAAAAAGAAGCAAAAGATTTATTACCAGAAGGCTTTACTCATGAAGGAAGCCCGAATGGTAAATTCACAAAAGAAAATGACATCATGGACGTTTGGTTCGATTCAGGCTCAACGCACCAAGGTGTACTTGCTGAACGTGGCATGAAATATCCAGCAGACCTTTATTTAGAGGGCTCTGACCAACACCGTGGCTGGTTCAACTCGTCATTAATTACATCGGTTGCGATTAATGGTCACGCACCATACGAAGGTTTATTAACACATGGTTTCGTTCTTGATGGTGAAGGCCGTAAAATGTCGAAATCATTAGGCAACACAATCGATCCGTTAAAAGTGATGCAACAATACGGTGCAGATATCCTCCGTATGTGGGTAGCATCTGTTGACTACACAGGTGACGTTCGTATTTCTATGGATATGTTAAAGCAAGTTTCAGAAACATACCGTAAAGTGCGTAACACATTACGTTTCCTACATGGTAACGTAACAGACTTCAATGAAGCAACAGACCGTGTAGCTTATGAAGACTTACGTGAAATGGATCAATACATGTATATGCGCCTACAGGATGTGGTGAAAACGATTCGTGCAGCGTATGATCGTTATGACTTCTCGACAGTCTATACAACAGTGAATAACTTCGTTGCAATCGAGCTTTCTTCATTCTACTTAGATATCGCAAAAGATGTTGTGTACATTGAAGGCAAAGACAACAAAGACCGTCGCGCAATGCAAACGGTGATGTATGATACGTTAATGGCTTTATTAAAAGTATTAACACCAATTATCCCGCATACAACTGAAGAGTTATGGGGCTATGTGGAGTTCGAAGGAAAAGCTGCATCTGTTCAATTAACGGACTTCCCAGAAGTTGATGAGCAAGCAAACTTCGAGCAATTACGTCCAAAATGGGCAAAAATTATCGCGGTGCGCAATGAAGTGCTAAAAGCATTAGAAGAAGCACGAAACGCGAAAACAATTGGTAAATCATTAGAGGCAAAAATCTCAGTTTATGCAGATGCAGAAACAGTTGAACTATTAAATGATGCAACGATTAACTTTGCGCAGCTTTCAATTGTGTCGCAATTTATTGTTGCGGGTAGCAAAGAAACAGCTCCTGCTGAAAGTCTACAATTAGATAAAACCGCTTTAGTAGTTGAAAAAGCAGATGGCGAAAAATGTGAACGTTGCTGGACGATTTCTGAAACAGTTGGATCAGATGAAAAACATGAGACATTATGTAAACGCTGTGCGGATGTTGTAGAAAACTATTACGTATAATTTTATAGGGCTGTGCGAAAAGTAAATCTTTCTCGCGCAGTGCTTCTGCGGTGGATGAACTAGGAACGAATGCTAAAACCGTCACATCGTGTGACAACGCATTCATGACCAGCATCGTACTGGCCTCCATCCTCGGCGCAAGAGAGTGTCTAAAAAGTCTCGACTTTTTAGACAGATGTCACCTCATGTATTAGTTATCCGCTTGAGGCGGTGCTTCTGCGGTGGTCAGAATAAATTCTCACCATCCTCGGCGCAAGAGAGTGCCCAAGAGATACTTCTTGGGCACTCTCTTTATACCATTTTATATTTTCAGAAAAGAAAGATTTTTAGAGGTGTTGTAATGGAGCGTATTGAGCAGAAATCGTATACACCCGATACCTTTATACAGGGCGTGAAGGATTGTATTCCAACATTGCTTGGCTATATTAGTATTGGTGTTGCATTTGGCGTTGTGGGCATTGCATCGGGGATTTCTGTATTCGAAGTATTTTTACTTTCGGTCCTTGTTTATGCTGGCTCGGCCCAATTTATTTTTTGTGGATTATATTTAGCTGGCGCGCCTGTAACGGCTGTTATATTGACGATTTTCATTGTGAACTTAAGGCATTTATTAATGTCGCTAACGATTGCACCATATTTTACAAAGTATTCAACACTACGCAATATTGGCTTTGGAACATTACTGACAGATGAAACGTTTGGTGTATCTGTTGTAACGGCTGGTAAGGAGGGGCGTTTAGGCGGGAAATGGATGGATGGCCTCAATGTTACCGCATATACAACGTGGATTGCTGCTTGTACGATTGGTGGCATTATTGGGCAATGGCTGCCTAACCCCGAAAAGTGGGGCTTAGACTATGCACTTGTGGCGATGTTTGTGGCTTTACTTGTGTTAACGTTACATAGTATACCTAAAGAAAAGTTAATGCATTACCTAAAGTTAATTGCCGTCATGGGTGTGAGCATGTACGGTATGCTGTATTTCATGCCGGGGCATTTAGCGGTACTCCTTTCAACAATAGTTGTAGCAATGATTGGGGTGGCAACTGAAAAATGACGACAACAATTGCGATGGTATTAGTAATCGTTGGCTGTGCACTTGTCACATGGATTCCGCGTATTTTGCCATTTGTGTTCGTGAAAAAGATGAAAATGCCAGACATCGTACTGCGTTGGCTAGCCTACATACCGGTTTGTATTTTATCCGCGCTTGTCATGGAAGGCTTTTTTCATAAAGAGCAATCTTTTGTAGTAGTGGATTGGTTAAATGTAGGCGTGTTTATTCCGACATTACTAGTAGCACTGCTGACAAAAAGCCTATCAAAAACGGTCATAGTAGGTGTTGTCACAATGGCGGTACTGCGCTGGCTCCTTGTATAAAATTCTTTGACTTACTTAGCAAATTTGTTAGGTAAGTTTTTTTGTTTCAAATGGTAAAAATTTTATAGATTACTCATTTATGCTATAATGTCTTGAAGTTTAATCGTAGGATATGATCGATAGTTAATGTTAACGAAAAGGGAGTATTGATATGGATTTAATTTGTTCTGCTATAACGAAAACAAAACAAGCAAAGCAGGCCGTTGATGAGCTTGCGTTAACGATACATAAAGAACCAGCGTTTGTGTTATTCTTTGCGAGCACAGCCTATCCTTTTGAGGAATTGGTGGCATGCTTTACAAACAAATATCCGAATAGCCAAATTGTCGGGGTAACGACAACGGGTGAAATAGGACCAACAGGATTTGATGAATTCAGCCTAAGTGTACAAACTTATGCAGCACCATTTGGTCAATTTCAAGCGACGCTCATGACAGACATTGCCAAGTATCCGATATTTGAGCGCCAAAAGCTTGTGACTGCAGCAAAGCAGCTAGGGATTCCATTGCAATCTCGAAATATCGAACGAGAAGGACTAGCATTTGTTTTTCCTGTAGGCTTGCAGGCTGGGGAGGAAAAAATGCTATCTGTTGTAAATTCGATTTTTGAACAGGATGGATTTCCAATCTTCGGTGGAACAGCAGGAGATGATGCGAAATTTGAAGCAACCTATGTCAGTGTAAATGGCGAAATTACTTCGACAGGAGGGGCGATCATTTTTATCAAGCCAACTGTTGATTTTTATATTATTAAAGAAAATAACTTTGAAAGTATGGGCAAGCGAGTGAAAATTACAAAGGCTGACCCAGAAAAGCGCATTGTATATGAAATGGATGGAAGACCAGCAGCAGATGTATACGCACAAGCGCTAGGTGTACCAGTAACCGCATTAGATAAGCACTGGTCACTCTATCCTTTAGGCAGAAAGTTTAATAACGAATTTTACAATGCATCGCCCTTTATGCTGAGGGAATCAGGGGCTATTGAGTTTTATTGCCAAGTATATGAGGGCGCAACATTAGAAATCTTGCAACCACGTGATGTGATTATCGAACTCGAAAAAACGATTGAGCATTTTACAAAACGCTTTACGCAATTAGAAGGTGTTTTAGCCTGTAACTGTATTTTACGCAAGCTCCAATTCCAGCAGGAGCGCTTGATAGAAAAGATGAATGACCGCCTCGAACAATTGCCAAATTTATGTGGGTTTTCGAGTTATGGGGAGCAATTAAATAAATCACAGCTAAATCAAACGATGGTATTAATTGGCTTTGGAAAACGTAGAGCGGAGTGAACGAAATGTTAAAAAGATGGTTCGATAAAGGACAAGTTGTAGAGCAAATAAATGAGGAAATAGATAGTCTGACAGAGGCGGAGCGTACACAAGTAATTGAGGGCGTTGAGCTACTATTGCAATTATTAAAAAAGGCAAATGCCAAAAATACAGAAGACGATAGCTTATTTATGGAGCATATTGCCGTTATTTCGGAATCGCTCCAGCAGGATCAAACAATGCTTGATTCTACCTATGAAAGCGCGCAAATAATTGTTCAAGATACAGAAGAAATTCAACAGATTACGACCTCAGTGGAATCACAGGTGGAGCAAAATAATCAGTTGATTCAAGAGGGACGTAATCAGATGGACGCCCTATCTAGCCAGATGGAAAAGGTACGCGAAATTTTCACAAATGTCGGTGTATCCATTGATGATTTACAGCAGGATACGCGAGAAATTCAAGATTTTGCGAAGCTGATTGGAGCGATTGCAGACCAAACGAATTTATTAGCTTTAAATGCCTCGATTGAAGCAGCACGAGCTGGGGAGCATGGCAAGGGCTTTGCTGTGGTGGCAGCAGAGGTCCGTAAATTAGCAGAGCAAAGTAAACAAGCGCTTGAACAGATCAATGGTAAAGTGACAGAAATTGTCCAACATATGGAGCGTGTTGCGGCTAGCGTTTTGGAAGAACAAAAAACAGTCGATTATACACAACAAATGTCTGCAGAAACACAGCAATATTTTGTGCGGATTGAACAGTCGGAGCGCCAATTAGCGGATTATATGCAAAAAATTCAGCAAACAACCGAGCAAACATTCAACCAAGTAATGACTTTACAAAATGTATTAGAGCAAGTTGTCGTATCATCACAAGGCTCTATGCAGCAAATTGAACAGCTATATGGTTTTTCTGAAATTAAATCGTATAACGCAAATGATATGATTTCCTATATTATTCAGCTAAAAGACTTAGTCGACGCGCTTGATAAAAATCGACTGTAATGCGCGTAGATTTCTCGTGCTAATATTATCATTTCATCGTGGAATTATGTTAAGATAGGAAAGATATAGCGTAAACGGAGGACTTGCTGTGTATAAATATTACGGATTAGCAGTGTTTGCAGTCATTTTGGATCAATGGACAAAGTGGCTAATCGTTCAAAATATGGAGCTTGGGGAACGTATTAGTGTATGGGACCCGTGGCTTGGCATTTTATCGCATCGTAATCGTGGAGCGGCTTGGGGTATGCTAGAAGGGCAAATGTGGCTGTTTACGATTGTGACGGTGGCAGTAATTATCGCGATTATTTACTTTAATCATACAGAAGCAAAAGGGAAACCGATGTATCATGTGAGCTTAATGCTACTTTTAGGTGGGGCTGTTGGGAACTTTATTGACCGATTATTCCGTGGTGAAGTTGTCGACTTTGTAGATGTGCTGATTCCGGGCATTAACTATCACTTCCCGATCTTTAATGTGGCAGATGCCGCGTTAACAATTGCGGTTGTCATGCTCTTTATTACGATGATTTTTGAGGAAAAAATGAATAAGAAAAAGGTGAAATAATGGCAGTAGTCACGTTAACAATGGAGGATTTTGCTGGAGAGCGTATTGATAAAGCCCTTTCTTCAATGGAAGCATCATGGTCACGTTCGCAAATTTCGAACTGGTTAGATGAAGAGCGCATTTTAGTAAACGGCGTAAACGTCAAAGCAAAATACAAAGTGAAATTAGGGGACGTTGTAGAAGTAGATGTTCCTGAAGTGGAAGATTTAGAAATCGTTCCAGAAGATTTAAATTTAGAAATCGTGTATGAAGATGCGGATGTATTAGTAGTCAATAAACCGCGTGGCATGGTCGTACACCCTGCACCTGGTCATGCAACAGGTACATTAGTGAACGGTTTAATGCATCATTGTAATGATTTATCAGGCATTAATGGGGTCGCACGCCCAGGAATTGTACACCGTATTGATAAGGATACATCTGGTTTATTAATGGTCGCAAAAAATGATGTCGCGCATGAGGGCTTAGTGAATCAATTAGTCGAAAAGTCTGTTACGCGTAAATATACAGCACTTGTACATGGGCATATCGCACATGAAAAGGGCACAATTGATGCACCAATTGGACGTGACCAAAAAGACCGTCAGAAGCAAGCGGTTGTGGATAACGGCAAGCATGCAGTGACACACTTCCAAGTGATGGAACACTTCGGCGGTGAATTTACATTAGTGGAATGCCGTCTTGAAACAGGTCGTACACACCAAATTCGCGTGCATATGAACTATATTGGCTATCCATTAGTCGGCGATCCAAAATATGGTCCGAAGAAAACGATTGATTTTGGCGGACAAGTATTACATGCAGGTGTATTAGGCTTTGTGCACCCTGTAACAAAAGAATACCTAGAATTTAGTACACCGTTACCAGCCGACTTCCAAGAGCTATTAGCGGAATTACGCCAATAATCGAAACACCGAAATTTTATCCTAATGTAAAGTTTCGGTGTTTTCTTACTATTTGAATGGATAAACTTCACGAAATTGTCCAAGCTAAACAATCAGACAATTAAAACTTTTAATTTCTGTTGTCCGACCTCTCTATTGTCGGTTGACTTGTCCTAAAAAGAAGCATATACTGACAACAGTGAACGAAAGAGCTTGACGAGAGCAAGCAAGTAGTCGCGAAACTAATTACATAGTGTTCACCTTTAATGGCAGTCCAGAGAGGCTGAGAAGGGAAATGTGAAAGCATTTGGATTTTTTGTGCGCAAAAATATCCGTATGCAATCTTTCAACATGACTTTTTCGACCCTCTAGATTTTCTAGAGGGTTTTTTGTTTGAAATTTTGTACCCAAGTGAACATGGAGATTTTACGGAAGGGAGAAACATTATGCAACAAACTTCGGTTTTACTAGATGGACCATCAATGAATCGTGCTGTTACGCGAATTGCGCACGAAATCATTGAACGAAACAAAGGAATTGATGAAGTCATTTTAGTTGGCATTAAAACACGTGGCGCTTATTTAGCCAAACGATTAGCTGAACGTATTGAAACAATTGAAGGCAAGGCGATTCGTACAGGTGAATTAGACATTACGCTTTACCGAGATGATTTATCAACAAAGCAAGTCAATGACCAAGCGCAAGTACAGCAAGTGGATATTGACTATCAAGTAAGCGACCAAAAGATTGTACTAGTAGACGACGTACTTTATACAGGCAGAACCGTACGTGCTGCACTTGATGCGGTAATGGATTTAGGAAGGCCCGCACAAATTCAGTTAGCCGTATTAGTCGATCGTGGTCACCGGGAGTTGCCAATCCGAGCAGATTATGTAGGAAAGAACATTCCAACAGCTGGTCATGAACGCATTGTCGTTAACTTAGAAGAAGTTGATGCACAAGATGTCGTAAAAATCTTGAAAGAAGATTAAACAGAATATAGAGAAAAGAGGAATTGGAATGTCTTCCAAGGCAGTATTAGATATCAATGATAAACCGAGTGCTGGTCAATTAATTACGTTTAGTTTCCAACATATGTTTGCGATGTTCGGTTCAACAATTTTAGTACCTAAATTAGTTGGGTTAAGCCCAGCTATTGCATTATTAACAAGTGGGATTGCAACAATTATTTTCTTATTTGTTACACAATTTAAAGTACCTGCATACTTAGGATCTTCATTTGCATTTATTTCACCGATTATTTTAGTTGCGGGGTTATCGGAAGCAGGGGTATCGGTAAATCCAGGAAATGCGATGATCGGGGCTATGCTCGTCGGTTTGGTTTATGCGATTGTCGCGTTAATCATTTGGAAAACAGGTTACAAGTGGTTAATGAATATATTACCTCCAATCGTTGTAGCACCAGTTATTATCGTCATTGGATTAGGCTTATCATCAACAGCAGTAAATATGGCGATGAACGTCAATGGAGAATACAGCGGCAAGCATTTCTCGGCGGCAATGGTAACATTAATTGCAGCGATTATCTTTAATGTCTATTTTAAAAACATTTTAAGTGCGATGCCAATTTTACTTGGTATTATTGTTGGATACATTTACTCCATATTCATAGGAATTATTGATTTCACAGCAGTTAAGGAAGCAGAATTCTTCCAGCTACCAGATTTCTTAATTCCGGGTGTGCATTATGATTTCAATATTACAGGGGCGATTTTCCTTGGTATGGTACCGATTGTAATTGTGACGATTTCAGAGCACATCGGTCACCAACTAGTGTTGGGGAAAGTTGTCAATCGCAACTATATTAAAAGCCCTGGTTTACACCGATCATTATTAGGAGATGGGTTAGGGACATTCGCTTCAGCAATTATCGGTGGTCCACCAAAAACTACATATGGAGAAAATATCGGCGTACTAGCAATTACTCGTGTATATTCTGTCTATGTTATTTTAGGTGCTGCGGTTGTAGCCATTATTGTATCCTTCTCAGGTCAGTTAATGGCCATTATCGAAACAATTCCAACAGCTGTTCTTGGCGGGATTTCAATTTTATTATTCGGTATTATCGCATCAAGTGGTTTACGTATGCTAGTAGAGAACAATGTAGACTTCGGTAATAATCGTAACATGGTTATTTCTTCCGTAATCTTAGTAATCGGAATTGGCGGAGCGGCATTACGCTTTACAGAGAGCTTTGCCATTGAAGGAATGGCGTTAGCCGCTATCATCGGGGTAATTTTAAACTTAGTGTTACCTGGTCGTGAAGTGGTCCAACAAGATATTTATGAAACAGAAGAATAGTACCTTTTAACTTTGTCCAGAGAGGCAATAAAGGGGATGGCAGGTAAAGGCGTGTGGGAAAAAACCAACATGCTTAGCTTGTCACACCTTTAAAGCCTCGCAAATTGCTGCGAGGCTTTTATTCATAAAATGGACATGAATGTCTTACAATAGGCAAGCATAACTAAAATATTCACAATATAATGGAATTAACCAAAATACATGCAATTCGAACTGTTATGTATTTTCAAAATCGGAGGCGCGAGCATGAAAAATTTATTGTCGATGGAATATTTATCGAACGAGGAAATCCTAGCGATTTTAGATCGAGCACAAGACTTCGAAAATGGAATGGAGCCACAGCTTAAGCGCTCGTATAATGTAGCCAATCTTTTCTTTGAACCAAGTACACGTACAAAAACAAGCTTTGAAATGGCTGAACGACGCGTAGGTTGTACGGTTATCCCATTTGACGCAGGATTTTCAAGTACGACAAAGGGCGAAACGATGTACGACACGGTCAAAACATTAGAAATGATTGGGATCGATGCGGTAGTCATTCGCGATAAGGAAGATGAATACTACAACGAATTATTAGAAGGTATTACTTGTGCAGTCATTAATGCGGGAGATGGTGCGGGTCAACATCCATCACAAAGTTTGCTAGACCTCTATACGATTCGCAAAGAGTTTGGCAAGTTCGAAGGTTTAAATATTACAATTGTCGGTGATATTTCACATAGTCGTGTCGCAAAATCAAATGCGACTGCACTAAAGCGTTTAGGGGCAAATATTCGATTCTTATGTCCTCCAGCATGGGCAGGCGATTTTGAAGCAGCACATAGTTGGGATGAAGTGTTAACAGATAGCGATGTCATCATGCTGTTGCGTATTCAGCACGAACGTCATTCAGTAAGTAAAAACTTCTCAAAAGAAAGTTATCATGAAGAATTTGGCTTAACTCCAGCACGTGAAAAGCGAATGAAGGACGGTGCCATCATTATGCACCCTGCACCGGTAAATCGTGATGTAGAAATCGCGGACGAGCTAGTTGAATGTGAACGATCAAGAATTTTTGAACAAGTTCGAAATGGCGTGTTCACACGAATGGCGATTGTAGAAACAATTTTGAAAGGAAGAGAATAAATGACAACAGTACTTCAAAACGTAAAGCTATTAAACGAACAAGGTGAATTAGTAGTTTCTTCTATTATAATGGAGAACGGTAAAATTGTTTCAATCGGTGGGGATA containing:
- the ileS gene encoding isoleucine--tRNA ligase, whose translation is MVEYKDTLLMPKTDFPMRGGLPTKEPQIQAQWDEMDINKLVMDRTKGRPEFLLHDGPPYANGNIHVGHALNKVIKDMINRHKSMAGFHVNYVPGWDTHGLPIEQALTNKGVKRKEMSVAEFRELCEKYAYEQIDMQKDQFRRLGVRGDWKNPYITLKPEFEARQIEVFGKMAEKGYIYKGLKPVYWSPSSESALAEAEIEYKDVESYSIYVAFGIKDAKGVVPQDAKFIIWTTTPWTIPANLGISVNPEFTYVVAEVAGAKYIVAKELLEKLTVTFGWEDVQIVQEVKGQELDLIVAEHPIYKRDSLVMVGEHVTADAGTGCVHTAPGHGEDDYNIGKQYGLDILSPVDNGGCYTAEAPGFEGLFYEKANPIVIEKLKEEGALLNVSKFTHSYPHDWRTKKPVIYRATPQWFASVEMFRGELLDAVTATEFTPAWGETRLYNMIRDRGDWVISRQRAWGVPIPIFYAENEEPIITPETIAHISKLFREHGSNIWFQKEAKDLLPEGFTHEGSPNGKFTKENDIMDVWFDSGSTHQGVLAERGMKYPADLYLEGSDQHRGWFNSSLITSVAINGHAPYEGLLTHGFVLDGEGRKMSKSLGNTIDPLKVMQQYGADILRMWVASVDYTGDVRISMDMLKQVSETYRKVRNTLRFLHGNVTDFNEATDRVAYEDLREMDQYMYMRLQDVVKTIRAAYDRYDFSTVYTTVNNFVAIELSSFYLDIAKDVVYIEGKDNKDRRAMQTVMYDTLMALLKVLTPIIPHTTEELWGYVEFEGKAASVQLTDFPEVDEQANFEQLRPKWAKIIAVRNEVLKALEEARNAKTIGKSLEAKISVYADAETVELLNDATINFAQLSIVSQFIVAGSKETAPAESLQLDKTALVVEKADGEKCERCWTISETVGSDEKHETLCKRCADVVENYYV
- a CDS encoding AzlC family ABC transporter permease, which translates into the protein MERIEQKSYTPDTFIQGVKDCIPTLLGYISIGVAFGVVGIASGISVFEVFLLSVLVYAGSAQFIFCGLYLAGAPVTAVILTIFIVNLRHLLMSLTIAPYFTKYSTLRNIGFGTLLTDETFGVSVVTAGKEGRLGGKWMDGLNVTAYTTWIAACTIGGIIGQWLPNPEKWGLDYALVAMFVALLVLTLHSIPKEKLMHYLKLIAVMGVSMYGMLYFMPGHLAVLLSTIVVAMIGVATEK
- a CDS encoding AzlD domain-containing protein, coding for MTTTIAMVLVIVGCALVTWIPRILPFVFVKKMKMPDIVLRWLAYIPVCILSALVMEGFFHKEQSFVVVDWLNVGVFIPTLLVALLTKSLSKTVIVGVVTMAVLRWLLV
- a CDS encoding FIST signal transduction protein, whose amino-acid sequence is MDLICSAITKTKQAKQAVDELALTIHKEPAFVLFFASTAYPFEELVACFTNKYPNSQIVGVTTTGEIGPTGFDEFSLSVQTYAAPFGQFQATLMTDIAKYPIFERQKLVTAAKQLGIPLQSRNIEREGLAFVFPVGLQAGEEKMLSVVNSIFEQDGFPIFGGTAGDDAKFEATYVSVNGEITSTGGAIIFIKPTVDFYIIKENNFESMGKRVKITKADPEKRIVYEMDGRPAADVYAQALGVPVTALDKHWSLYPLGRKFNNEFYNASPFMLRESGAIEFYCQVYEGATLEILQPRDVIIELEKTIEHFTKRFTQLEGVLACNCILRKLQFQQERLIEKMNDRLEQLPNLCGFSSYGEQLNKSQLNQTMVLIGFGKRRAE
- a CDS encoding methyl-accepting chemotaxis protein; amino-acid sequence: MLKRWFDKGQVVEQINEEIDSLTEAERTQVIEGVELLLQLLKKANAKNTEDDSLFMEHIAVISESLQQDQTMLDSTYESAQIIVQDTEEIQQITTSVESQVEQNNQLIQEGRNQMDALSSQMEKVREIFTNVGVSIDDLQQDTREIQDFAKLIGAIADQTNLLALNASIEAARAGEHGKGFAVVAAEVRKLAEQSKQALEQINGKVTEIVQHMERVAASVLEEQKTVDYTQQMSAETQQYFVRIEQSERQLADYMQKIQQTTEQTFNQVMTLQNVLEQVVVSSQGSMQQIEQLYGFSEIKSYNANDMISYIIQLKDLVDALDKNRL
- the lspA gene encoding signal peptidase II, with the protein product MYKYYGLAVFAVILDQWTKWLIVQNMELGERISVWDPWLGILSHRNRGAAWGMLEGQMWLFTIVTVAVIIAIIYFNHTEAKGKPMYHVSLMLLLGGAVGNFIDRLFRGEVVDFVDVLIPGINYHFPIFNVADAALTIAVVMLFITMIFEEKMNKKKVK
- a CDS encoding RluA family pseudouridine synthase, with product MAVVTLTMEDFAGERIDKALSSMEASWSRSQISNWLDEERILVNGVNVKAKYKVKLGDVVEVDVPEVEDLEIVPEDLNLEIVYEDADVLVVNKPRGMVVHPAPGHATGTLVNGLMHHCNDLSGINGVARPGIVHRIDKDTSGLLMVAKNDVAHEGLVNQLVEKSVTRKYTALVHGHIAHEKGTIDAPIGRDQKDRQKQAVVDNGKHAVTHFQVMEHFGGEFTLVECRLETGRTHQIRVHMNYIGYPLVGDPKYGPKKTIDFGGQVLHAGVLGFVHPVTKEYLEFSTPLPADFQELLAELRQ
- the pyrR gene encoding bifunctional pyr operon transcriptional regulator/uracil phosphoribosyltransferase PyrR; translated protein: MQQTSVLLDGPSMNRAVTRIAHEIIERNKGIDEVILVGIKTRGAYLAKRLAERIETIEGKAIRTGELDITLYRDDLSTKQVNDQAQVQQVDIDYQVSDQKIVLVDDVLYTGRTVRAALDAVMDLGRPAQIQLAVLVDRGHRELPIRADYVGKNIPTAGHERIVVNLEEVDAQDVVKILKED
- a CDS encoding solute carrier family 23 protein, with amino-acid sequence MSSKAVLDINDKPSAGQLITFSFQHMFAMFGSTILVPKLVGLSPAIALLTSGIATIIFLFVTQFKVPAYLGSSFAFISPIILVAGLSEAGVSVNPGNAMIGAMLVGLVYAIVALIIWKTGYKWLMNILPPIVVAPVIIVIGLGLSSTAVNMAMNVNGEYSGKHFSAAMVTLIAAIIFNVYFKNILSAMPILLGIIVGYIYSIFIGIIDFTAVKEAEFFQLPDFLIPGVHYDFNITGAIFLGMVPIVIVTISEHIGHQLVLGKVVNRNYIKSPGLHRSLLGDGLGTFASAIIGGPPKTTYGENIGVLAITRVYSVYVILGAAVVAIIVSFSGQLMAIIETIPTAVLGGISILLFGIIASSGLRMLVENNVDFGNNRNMVISSVILVIGIGGAALRFTESFAIEGMALAAIIGVILNLVLPGREVVQQDIYETEE
- a CDS encoding aspartate carbamoyltransferase catalytic subunit codes for the protein MKNLLSMEYLSNEEILAILDRAQDFENGMEPQLKRSYNVANLFFEPSTRTKTSFEMAERRVGCTVIPFDAGFSSTTKGETMYDTVKTLEMIGIDAVVIRDKEDEYYNELLEGITCAVINAGDGAGQHPSQSLLDLYTIRKEFGKFEGLNITIVGDISHSRVAKSNATALKRLGANIRFLCPPAWAGDFEAAHSWDEVLTDSDVIMLLRIQHERHSVSKNFSKESYHEEFGLTPAREKRMKDGAIIMHPAPVNRDVEIADELVECERSRIFEQVRNGVFTRMAIVETILKGRE